One genomic segment of Paraburkholderia aromaticivorans includes these proteins:
- a CDS encoding alpha/beta fold hydrolase, with protein MIRDTLSVEAGGVRLAVYVSGPRDAPPIVLVHGYPDSAAVWEPVRAQLDARYRVIAYDVRGAGASEAPATRSAYRLERLAADLAAVADATCGTRPFHLVGHDWGSIQSWEAVTDPSFKGRIASYTSISGPCLDHASFDLRGGGDAQTTHQTAKRPFGSGVRQALKSWYIFFFHLPWLPEWIWRAGGARWWPLWLRVTERVRPAPDPAQMRNAINGLNLYRANFIDRLLHPRARHAHAPVQFLVPLHDRYVGPALSLGLEGWLGAHERVEMDAGHWVVLREPERVAAAIASFVERHRTDHGGSAAATLNARAAGV; from the coding sequence GTGATACGCGACACGCTCTCGGTCGAGGCCGGCGGCGTGCGGCTCGCGGTCTACGTGAGCGGACCGCGCGACGCGCCGCCGATCGTGCTGGTGCACGGTTACCCCGATTCGGCAGCAGTATGGGAACCGGTGCGCGCACAACTGGATGCACGCTACCGCGTGATCGCCTACGACGTGCGCGGCGCGGGTGCTTCCGAGGCGCCGGCCACACGCAGCGCTTACCGGCTCGAACGCCTCGCCGCCGATCTCGCGGCGGTCGCCGATGCGACGTGCGGCACACGGCCGTTTCATCTCGTCGGGCATGACTGGGGCTCGATTCAAAGCTGGGAAGCGGTGACCGATCCGTCGTTCAAAGGCCGCATTGCCTCGTACACGTCGATCTCGGGGCCGTGTCTCGATCATGCGTCTTTCGACTTACGCGGCGGCGGCGACGCTCAAACCACGCATCAGACGGCAAAGCGCCCATTCGGCAGCGGCGTGCGGCAAGCGCTCAAATCCTGGTACATCTTCTTCTTTCATTTGCCGTGGCTGCCGGAGTGGATATGGCGCGCGGGCGGCGCACGTTGGTGGCCGCTATGGCTGCGTGTGACGGAACGCGTGCGCCCGGCGCCCGATCCCGCGCAGATGCGCAACGCGATCAACGGCCTGAATCTCTACCGCGCCAATTTCATCGACAGGCTGCTGCACCCGCGCGCGCGTCATGCGCACGCGCCGGTGCAATTCCTCGTGCCGCTGCATGACCGCTACGTCGGGCCGGCGCTCTCGCTCGGACTGGAGGGCTGGCTCGGCGCCCATGAGCGCGTCGAGATGGATGCCGGCCATTGGGTCGTGCTGCGCGAGCCCGAGCGGGTCGCGG
- a CDS encoding metal-dependent hydrolase, which yields MMPVRRDLRFNLPQERACDWHVQGSHVTHFFNALSLLFPAGERFFMDSVRNYRDQIDDPVLKKQVLGFIGQEAMHTREHVEYNDLLQQAGLPAHKLDKRLWAILNFGRKILPHSYQLAVTVCLEHYTAMLAGLLLQDATRIGGSVEGYTQMWTWHALEETEHKSVSYDVWNTVLKPGLGRYLLRTGTMLATTVTFWLIVFDYHVRLIIADRKRGGHLRGMWRVVKYLYGPRHGVFPRIAGEWLSFFRPGFHPWDHDNRAQLARIDGLVAAVDAANAATPGARKAARRGVQAAA from the coding sequence ATGATGCCGGTTCGCCGCGACCTTCGTTTCAACTTGCCGCAGGAGCGTGCCTGCGATTGGCACGTGCAAGGCTCGCATGTGACACACTTCTTCAACGCGCTGTCGCTGCTGTTCCCGGCCGGCGAGCGTTTCTTCATGGATAGCGTGCGCAACTATCGCGACCAGATCGACGACCCTGTGCTGAAGAAGCAGGTGCTCGGCTTCATCGGCCAGGAAGCCATGCATACGCGCGAGCATGTGGAATACAACGATCTGTTGCAGCAAGCCGGCTTGCCCGCGCATAAGCTCGACAAACGGCTCTGGGCGATTCTCAACTTCGGCCGCAAGATCCTGCCGCATTCGTACCAGCTCGCGGTGACCGTCTGCCTCGAACATTACACGGCCATGCTGGCGGGCCTGCTGCTGCAGGACGCGACCCGCATTGGCGGCTCGGTGGAGGGCTATACGCAGATGTGGACCTGGCATGCACTCGAAGAAACCGAACACAAGTCCGTTTCGTACGACGTGTGGAACACCGTGCTGAAGCCAGGGCTCGGCCGTTATCTGCTGCGCACCGGCACCATGCTCGCCACCACCGTGACGTTCTGGCTGATCGTGTTCGACTACCATGTGCGGCTCATCATTGCCGACCGCAAACGTGGCGGCCATCTGCGCGGCATGTGGCGCGTCGTGAAGTATCTATACGGTCCGCGCCACGGCGTGTTTCCGCGCATTGCCGGTGAATGGCTGAGCTTTTTCCGGCCCGGCTTCCACCCGTGGGATCACGACAACCGCGCGCAACTGGCGCGCATCGACGGACTGGTTGCGGCGGTCGATGCGGCCAACGCGGCCACGCCGGGCGCCCGCAAGGCCGCGCGGCGCGGCGTGCAGGCGGCCGCGTGA
- a CDS encoding SDR family NAD(P)-dependent oxidoreductase, with protein MKNFTDRVAAITGAGSGMGRSLAIQLAREGCHLALADRNAASLAETAQLAQAAAPQIVGSPLRITTKVLDVADRAAMFDWAAETAAQHQRVNLVFNNAGVALSSTIEGMDYADLEWIVGINFWGVVHGTKAFLPYIKASGAGHIVNTSSVFGLFSQPGMSGYNATKFAVRGFTEALRQELDLMKCGVSATCVHPGGIRTAIAQSSRISPNMVGFMLETEQQGKDDFEKFFITTADEAARVILEGVRRNKRRVLIGRDARAADWLARTLPAAYQALVVMQTRRMKRIAEKRARRAAQLDGKRA; from the coding sequence ATGAAAAACTTTACCGACAGAGTGGCCGCGATCACCGGCGCAGGCTCAGGCATGGGCCGTTCGCTCGCCATCCAGCTTGCCCGCGAAGGCTGCCACCTCGCGCTCGCGGACCGCAATGCCGCAAGCCTTGCCGAAACCGCGCAGCTTGCGCAGGCCGCGGCACCGCAGATCGTCGGCTCGCCGCTGCGCATCACCACCAAGGTGCTCGACGTCGCGGACCGCGCCGCCATGTTCGACTGGGCCGCCGAAACCGCCGCGCAACATCAGCGCGTGAACCTGGTGTTCAACAACGCGGGCGTCGCGCTGTCGAGCACCATTGAAGGCATGGACTACGCCGATCTGGAGTGGATCGTCGGCATCAACTTCTGGGGCGTGGTGCACGGCACGAAGGCGTTTCTGCCGTATATCAAGGCATCGGGCGCGGGTCATATCGTCAACACGTCGAGCGTGTTCGGGCTGTTCTCCCAGCCGGGCATGAGCGGCTACAACGCGACCAAGTTCGCGGTGCGCGGCTTCACCGAAGCGCTGCGCCAGGAACTCGACCTGATGAAGTGCGGCGTGTCCGCAACCTGCGTGCATCCCGGCGGCATCCGCACGGCAATCGCGCAATCGAGCCGTATCTCGCCGAACATGGTCGGCTTCATGCTGGAAACCGAACAGCAAGGCAAGGACGACTTCGAGAAGTTCTTCATCACCACCGCCGACGAAGCGGCCCGCGTGATTCTCGAAGGCGTGCGCAGGAACAAACGGCGCGTTCTGATCGGACGCGACGCGCGGGCCGCCGACTGGCTGGCGCGCACGTTGCCGGCGGCCTATCAGGCGCTCGTGGTGATGCAAACGCGCCGGATGAAGCGCATCGCGGAGAAACGCGCGCGGCGCGCCGCGCAACTGGACGGCAAGCGCGCCTGA
- a CDS encoding flavin-containing monooxygenase: MNARMLPHETAAPDASAPIETDIAIIGSGFAGLGMAIRLRQAGISDFIIAEKADSVGGTWRDNHYPGCACDVQSHVYSFSFAPNPRWTRMFARQPEIRAYLEDCTQRFGVQRHLRFGHELASATYDETRHRWQLSFANGQQWSARVLISGMGGLSRAAMPDIPGIENFKGKAFHSQHWDHSYSLEGKRVAVIGTGASAIQFVPQIAPRVAHLDLFQRTPPWIMPKADRRVKPLEQWLFKHLPFTQKIMRSALYCMLESRAFGFAIHPSLMKTAQKVAERHLRRQVRDPQLRATLTPSYTMGCKRILISNDYFPAVSRQNVSVTSTGIARIEEDAVVTTDGARHRADCLIFGTGFQVADPFPRGVVRGRGGVDIVDTWRDGAHAYLGTTLPGYPNFFMIVGPNTGLGHNSMVFMIESQVEYILRALKAMSAQRADAIEVRPQVERAYNEQIQQKLGRAIWSTGGCKSWYLDPKSGKNTTLWPGFAYRFRQATSTFSMGDYLAYSSAPRPASAPVMSQPPVQARGGATASAEAG, translated from the coding sequence ATGAACGCACGCATGCTGCCCCATGAGACCGCGGCGCCGGACGCGTCCGCGCCCATCGAGACCGATATCGCCATCATCGGGTCCGGGTTCGCCGGCCTCGGCATGGCGATCCGCCTGCGCCAGGCCGGCATCAGCGACTTCATCATCGCTGAAAAGGCCGATTCCGTCGGCGGCACGTGGCGCGACAACCATTACCCCGGTTGCGCGTGCGACGTGCAATCCCACGTCTATTCGTTCTCTTTCGCCCCGAATCCGCGCTGGACCCGCATGTTCGCGCGTCAGCCGGAAATCCGCGCCTACCTCGAGGACTGCACGCAGCGTTTCGGCGTGCAGCGGCATCTGCGCTTCGGCCATGAACTCGCGAGCGCGACTTACGACGAAACGCGCCACCGCTGGCAGCTGAGCTTCGCGAACGGCCAGCAATGGTCGGCACGCGTGCTGATCTCGGGCATGGGCGGCCTGTCGCGCGCGGCCATGCCGGATATTCCCGGCATCGAGAATTTCAAGGGCAAAGCGTTCCATTCGCAGCACTGGGACCACAGCTATTCGCTCGAAGGCAAGCGTGTCGCCGTGATAGGCACCGGCGCGAGCGCGATCCAGTTCGTTCCGCAGATCGCGCCGCGCGTCGCGCATCTCGACCTGTTCCAGCGCACGCCGCCGTGGATCATGCCGAAGGCCGACCGCCGCGTGAAGCCGCTGGAGCAATGGCTGTTCAAACATCTGCCGTTCACGCAGAAGATCATGCGCTCGGCGCTCTATTGCATGCTCGAATCGCGCGCGTTTGGTTTTGCGATTCACCCTTCGCTGATGAAGACAGCGCAAAAAGTCGCCGAGCGGCATCTGCGCCGCCAGGTGCGCGATCCGCAATTGCGCGCCACGCTCACACCCAGCTACACGATGGGCTGCAAGCGCATCCTGATCTCGAACGACTACTTCCCCGCCGTGTCGCGCCAGAACGTTTCGGTGACGAGCACCGGCATCGCCCGTATCGAGGAAGACGCGGTCGTCACCACCGACGGTGCGCGTCATCGCGCCGACTGCCTGATCTTCGGCACCGGCTTTCAGGTGGCCGATCCGTTTCCGCGCGGCGTGGTGCGGGGGCGCGGCGGTGTCGATATCGTCGATACGTGGCGCGACGGCGCGCATGCGTACCTCGGTACGACATTGCCTGGTTATCCAAACTTCTTCATGATCGTCGGACCGAACACCGGCCTCGGCCATAACTCGATGGTGTTCATGATCGAGTCGCAGGTCGAATACATTCTTCGCGCACTGAAGGCGATGAGCGCGCAGCGCGCCGATGCCATCGAAGTGCGTCCGCAAGTCGAGCGCGCGTACAACGAACAGATCCAGCAGAAACTGGGCCGCGCGATCTGGTCGACCGGCGGTTGCAAGAGCTGGTATCTCGATCCGAAATCCGGCAAGAACACCACGCTGTGGCCGGGATTCGCATACAGATTCCGCCAGGCCACCAGCACGTTCAGCATGGGCGATTACCTCGCGTATTCGTCCGCGCCGCGGCCGGCAAGCGCGCCGGTGATGTCGCAGCCCCCCGTGCAGGCGCGCGGCGGCGCGACGGCGTCGGCGGAAGCGGGCTGA
- a CDS encoding sulfonate ABC transporter substrate-binding protein gives MARHTGFSLQLAAALLAAFTTLSATAQTGGNAGETARVLRIGYQKSGLLAVLKAQGSLDEKLKPLGYSIKWFEFPAGPQLLEALNANSIDFGYTGAPPPVFAQASGVRFVYVGAEPSGRHAEAILVKSDSTLHGVADLKGKRVALQKGSSSNYLLLEALKKAGLRYEDIRPVYLPPADARAAFESGSVDAWVIWDPYYASAQQALKARTLADYGELNAPYNFYEATRDFAQQHPDVIGAILGQLRTAGLWVNAHPVETAALIAPKVGLDQKLVETWVRRYPYGTTPVTDEIVHSQQIVADAFYGANLIPQKITVKDSVWKNREVAAALAAK, from the coding sequence ATGGCCCGTCACACCGGTTTTTCGCTTCAACTCGCCGCCGCTTTGCTGGCGGCATTCACGACCTTGAGCGCCACCGCGCAAACCGGCGGCAACGCCGGCGAGACGGCCAGGGTACTACGCATCGGCTATCAGAAATCAGGCTTGCTCGCGGTGCTCAAGGCCCAAGGCTCGCTCGACGAAAAGCTCAAGCCGCTGGGCTACAGCATCAAGTGGTTCGAATTTCCGGCAGGACCGCAACTGCTCGAAGCGTTGAACGCCAACAGCATCGACTTCGGCTACACGGGCGCCCCGCCGCCGGTGTTCGCGCAGGCAAGCGGCGTGCGCTTCGTGTACGTGGGCGCGGAGCCCTCGGGACGACACGCCGAAGCCATCCTCGTCAAAAGCGACTCGACGCTGCACGGCGTGGCCGACCTGAAGGGCAAACGCGTCGCGCTGCAAAAAGGTTCGAGCTCCAACTATCTGCTGCTCGAAGCGCTCAAGAAAGCAGGCTTGCGCTACGAGGATATTCGTCCGGTGTACCTGCCGCCCGCCGACGCGCGCGCCGCCTTCGAAAGCGGCAGCGTCGATGCATGGGTGATCTGGGACCCGTACTACGCATCCGCGCAGCAGGCGCTGAAGGCACGCACGCTGGCGGACTACGGCGAACTGAACGCGCCGTACAACTTCTATGAAGCGACGCGCGACTTCGCCCAGCAACATCCCGATGTCATCGGCGCGATTCTCGGACAGTTGCGCACCGCGGGTTTGTGGGTCAATGCCCACCCGGTGGAAACCGCCGCGCTGATCGCGCCGAAGGTCGGTCTCGACCAGAAACTGGTCGAAACGTGGGTGCGCCGCTATCCGTACGGCACCACGCCCGTCACCGACGAGATCGTGCATTCTCAGCAGATCGTCGCCGACGCGTTCTACGGCGCCAATCTGATCCCGCAGAAAATTACCGTGAAAGACAGCGTCTGGAAGAACCGCGAAGTCGCGGCGGCCCTGGCCGCAAAGTAA
- a CDS encoding MerR family transcriptional regulator has translation MPNTPPPVPPLPADSGDPASATPRNEYTVDELARVTDTTVRNVRAYQDRGLLAPPEKRGRVGVYDDTHVSRLKLINHLLARGYTLANIQDLIMAVDEGHDLRSILGLETAIGGRWSRERPKKYSLIELLQMFGDKASPNALGKAVDLGLLERDGLSFVSASPTALAAGATMAKEGIPLADLLDAVGVARPHFNAVAKALVDLVVRQLDRYDEGALPPPADVPALVDAIWRVRPLAMVLVESEMNRALEEASGDYLGDRVAAIMAKKLGHPAEPTAAAKKDKSKK, from the coding sequence ATGCCCAACACGCCGCCTCCAGTCCCGCCGCTGCCCGCCGATTCCGGCGACCCGGCCAGCGCCACGCCGCGCAACGAATACACCGTCGACGAACTCGCGCGCGTCACCGACACCACCGTGCGCAACGTGCGCGCCTATCAGGACCGGGGACTGCTCGCACCGCCGGAAAAGCGCGGCCGCGTCGGCGTGTATGACGACACGCACGTGTCGCGCTTGAAACTGATCAACCATCTGCTCGCCCGCGGCTACACGCTCGCCAACATCCAGGACCTGATCATGGCCGTCGACGAAGGCCATGATCTGCGCTCCATTCTCGGGCTCGAAACGGCGATCGGCGGGCGCTGGTCGCGCGAGCGGCCGAAAAAGTACTCGCTGATCGAACTGCTGCAAATGTTCGGCGACAAAGCCTCGCCGAACGCGCTCGGCAAAGCGGTCGATCTCGGCCTGCTGGAGCGCGACGGTCTTTCCTTCGTGTCAGCCAGCCCGACAGCGCTGGCCGCCGGCGCCACGATGGCGAAGGAAGGCATTCCGCTTGCCGACCTGCTCGACGCCGTGGGCGTGGCAAGGCCGCATTTCAACGCGGTCGCCAAGGCGCTGGTCGATCTGGTGGTCCGGCAACTGGACCGTTACGACGAAGGCGCGCTGCCTCCGCCCGCCGACGTGCCCGCTCTGGTCGACGCCATCTGGCGCGTGCGGCCGCTTGCTATGGTGCTGGTCGAAAGCGAAATGAACCGCGCGCTCGAAGAAGCCTCCGGCGATTATCTGGGCGACCGCGTCGCGGCCATCATGGCAAAGAAACTGGGCCATCCCGCCGAACCCACCGCGGCGGCGAAGAAAGACAAATCGAAGAAGTAA
- a CDS encoding GNAT family N-acetyltransferase, which translates to MSTTCPAPSVSGPAREAVPLIRDATEADLPAIQAIYAHHVLTGVASFEEVPPSVDDLRTRLASVRSHGLPYMVAQIDGEVAGYCYATPYRPRAAYRNTIEDSIYVNDAYRGRGLGRVLLQALIERCESGPWRQMVAVIADGGSGGSLSLHTQLGFELTGTLKAVGFKHGRWLDTTLMQRTLGKGDSTSPDDVAQRGG; encoded by the coding sequence ATGAGCACCACCTGCCCCGCGCCCTCTGTTTCGGGCCCAGCGCGCGAAGCCGTCCCGCTGATTCGCGACGCCACCGAAGCCGATCTCCCCGCGATTCAGGCGATCTATGCACACCACGTGCTGACCGGCGTGGCTTCGTTCGAAGAAGTGCCGCCTTCCGTCGACGACTTGCGCACGCGGCTCGCCTCGGTACGCAGCCACGGGCTGCCATACATGGTGGCGCAGATCGACGGCGAAGTCGCCGGCTATTGCTACGCGACGCCTTACCGTCCGCGCGCCGCGTATCGCAACACCATCGAAGATTCGATCTATGTGAACGACGCCTATCGCGGCCGGGGCCTCGGACGCGTATTGCTCCAGGCGCTCATCGAGCGCTGCGAGAGCGGCCCGTGGCGCCAGATGGTCGCCGTGATCGCCGACGGCGGCAGCGGCGGTTCACTCTCGCTGCATACGCAGTTGGGTTTCGAATTGACGGGCACGCTGAAGGCGGTGGGCTTCAAACACGGCCGCTGGCTCGACACGACATTGATGCAGCGCACGCTCGGCAAGGGTGACTCGACCTCGCCGGACGACGTTGCGCAAAGAGGCGGCTGA
- the sapR gene encoding sap1 transcriptional regulator SapR, which translates to MPTAFAQTVEARFAELTPTSKRVASYMLANLERLGLETADQIAQQAGTSGISVGRFLRSIGYQNLDDLKRELRGAQERPWLITDRLDAFRRTAGQHDDAAPDAGSPAAPNPALAHSLELEIGAIQHVYQLAQAPVFARVAERISNADAVYILGIQSTRGISNAFYSYLEYIRPRVFYSDGMSGSYVDSLNSGFEAPYLIVTDTRAYSKVARRYCEAASRRGLPFALITDIYCPWAREFDGDLLQVKTDVGQFWDSLAPLTCLFNLLISAIVERLGPNLDERVARNRELQSEFDQFDDL; encoded by the coding sequence ATGCCGACCGCTTTCGCACAAACCGTCGAAGCCCGCTTTGCCGAACTCACACCCACTTCCAAGCGCGTCGCCAGCTATATGCTGGCCAACCTCGAACGGCTCGGCCTCGAAACCGCCGATCAGATCGCCCAGCAAGCCGGCACGAGCGGCATTTCGGTCGGCCGGTTCCTGCGCAGCATCGGCTATCAGAATCTCGACGACCTGAAGCGCGAATTGCGCGGCGCACAGGAGCGTCCCTGGCTGATCACCGACCGGCTCGACGCGTTCCGCCGCACCGCCGGCCAGCACGACGACGCCGCGCCGGATGCGGGTTCGCCCGCCGCGCCCAATCCCGCACTCGCCCATTCGCTCGAACTCGAGATCGGCGCGATCCAGCATGTCTACCAGCTTGCGCAAGCGCCGGTGTTCGCGCGCGTGGCCGAGCGTATTTCCAATGCGGATGCCGTCTACATTCTGGGCATTCAGTCCACCCGCGGCATCAGCAACGCGTTCTACAGCTACCTCGAATACATTCGCCCGCGCGTGTTCTATTCCGACGGCATGTCGGGCTCGTACGTCGATTCGCTGAACTCGGGATTCGAAGCGCCGTATCTGATCGTCACCGACACTCGCGCCTATTCGAAGGTCGCGCGCCGCTATTGCGAAGCCGCCTCACGCCGCGGCCTGCCCTTTGCGCTCATCACCGACATCTACTGTCCGTGGGCGCGCGAATTCGACGGTGATCTGCTGCAGGTGAAAACCGACGTCGGCCAGTTCTGGGATTCGCTCGCGCCGCTCACGTGCCTGTTCAATCTCCTGATTTCGGCGATCGTCGAACGACTCGGGCCGAATCTCGACGAACGCGTGGCCCGCAACCGTGAACTGCAAAGCGAATTCGACCAGTTCGACGACCTCTGA
- a CDS encoding DMT family transporter — protein sequence MEKTTNGWLSGLIGVLIFSGSLPATRIAVEGLDPLFLTVARATIAGTLGLLLLLVFRQTRPARRDLIPLAVVALGVVVGFPLLTALALRHVSSAHAVVFVGLLPLATAIFGVLRGGERPQPAFWLFSALGSGAVVAFALRHGLDASPLGDALMLAAIVACGLGYAEGARLSRHLGGWQVISWALVLSLPLMLPLAWWARPASFDGVSHAALWGLAYVSLFSMLIGFVFWYRGLALGGIAGVGQLQLLQPFFGLLLAGLLLHEQVPPAMILVTVVVVGCVAGARRFSRTAPTRPVA from the coding sequence ATGGAAAAAACAACCAATGGCTGGCTGAGCGGCCTCATCGGGGTGTTGATTTTTAGCGGCTCGTTGCCGGCCACGCGTATTGCCGTAGAAGGCCTCGACCCGCTATTCCTGACGGTTGCCCGCGCGACGATCGCCGGCACGCTCGGCCTGTTGCTGTTGCTGGTGTTTCGCCAGACGCGCCCCGCGCGCCGCGATCTGATTCCGCTCGCGGTGGTCGCACTCGGCGTGGTGGTCGGCTTTCCGCTTCTGACGGCACTGGCCTTGCGGCACGTGAGTTCGGCGCACGCCGTGGTGTTCGTCGGCCTCCTGCCGCTCGCCACGGCGATCTTCGGCGTGCTGCGCGGCGGCGAGCGGCCGCAACCGGCGTTCTGGCTGTTCTCGGCGCTCGGCAGCGGCGCCGTGGTGGCCTTTGCGTTGCGTCACGGGCTCGACGCCTCGCCGCTTGGCGACGCGCTGATGCTGGCCGCCATCGTCGCATGCGGGCTCGGCTATGCCGAAGGCGCGCGTCTGTCGCGCCACCTCGGCGGCTGGCAGGTGATTTCGTGGGCGCTCGTGCTGTCGTTGCCGCTAATGCTTCCGCTCGCCTGGTGGGCGCGGCCCGCATCGTTCGACGGAGTCAGTCATGCGGCGCTCTGGGGCCTCGCCTATGTGTCGCTTTTCAGCATGCTGATCGGCTTCGTGTTCTGGTATCGCGGCCTCGCGCTCGGCGGCATTGCGGGCGTCGGGCAACTGCAGCTGCTGCAGCCGTTCTTCGGCCTGCTGCTTGCGGGACTGCTGCTGCACGAACAGGTGCCGCCCGCAATGATCCTCGTCACCGTCGTGGTAGTGGGCTGCGTGGCGGGCGCGCGGCGCTTCTCGCGCACAGCGCCGACGCGGCCGGTCGCCTGA
- a CDS encoding TAXI family TRAP transporter solute-binding subunit, translated as MLKRLVGGWLGLALMVVSSLACAEPAHYKIVTGPERGTYIQIGQDLSKWVAQPAGIDLEVVASKGSAENVQRMRFEPGVKLALVQSDVYQAYIDMANAGNADAGTAIRPLRLIMPLYDEEINVVVRADSPLKTFADIKDKSISVGLIGSGTAQSATTLYHLMFGQAIPEQNVQHLSNEDALAALIVKKVDVAIIVVGQPAKLFNDMNPELLQQIRLLKVDQAAPETARAKQTYFPATIRATSYPNWLKEDVPTLTVKAFLVTYDYGLRDTVGNLNHFADSLCANFDNLQEHGHPKWKQVKLELPTLVRGWKYYSPVEKHLRACLANKSAAINATAAQAAPKPRPTCSDQERLLLLCK; from the coding sequence ATGCTGAAGAGACTTGTGGGGGGATGGCTGGGGCTGGCGTTGATGGTCGTATCTTCGCTGGCCTGCGCGGAGCCGGCGCACTACAAGATCGTCACCGGTCCAGAGCGGGGCACGTATATCCAGATCGGCCAGGATCTGTCGAAATGGGTGGCGCAGCCAGCGGGCATCGATCTGGAAGTGGTGGCATCGAAGGGTTCGGCCGAAAACGTGCAACGCATGCGCTTCGAGCCGGGCGTCAAGCTCGCGCTGGTGCAATCCGATGTGTACCAGGCCTATATCGACATGGCCAACGCAGGCAATGCCGACGCGGGCACGGCAATCCGGCCGCTGCGGCTCATCATGCCGCTCTATGACGAGGAAATTAACGTCGTGGTGCGCGCGGATTCGCCGTTGAAGACTTTCGCCGATATCAAGGACAAGAGCATCAGCGTGGGCCTGATCGGCAGCGGAACCGCGCAGTCGGCCACGACGCTTTATCACCTGATGTTCGGCCAGGCGATTCCCGAGCAGAACGTGCAGCATCTGAGCAACGAAGACGCGCTGGCGGCGCTGATCGTGAAGAAAGTGGACGTGGCGATCATCGTGGTCGGCCAGCCGGCAAAACTGTTCAACGACATGAACCCCGAATTGCTGCAACAGATCCGCCTTCTGAAGGTCGACCAGGCTGCGCCCGAAACCGCCCGCGCCAAACAGACCTATTTTCCCGCAACGATTCGAGCCACCAGCTATCCGAACTGGCTCAAGGAGGATGTCCCCACGCTGACCGTCAAGGCCTTTCTCGTCACCTACGATTACGGTTTGCGCGATACCGTCGGCAACCTGAATCACTTTGCCGACTCGCTATGCGCCAACTTCGACAATCTTCAGGAGCACGGCCATCCGAAGTGGAAGCAGGTGAAGCTCGAGTTGCCGACTCTCGTGCGTGGCTGGAAATACTACTCGCCGGTCGAAAAGCATTTGCGCGCGTGTCTTGCGAACAAGAGCGCGGCGATCAACGCCACGGCGGCCCAGGCCGCGCCGAAGCCGCGCCCCACGTGTTCGGATCAGGAGAGACTGCTTCTGCTTTGCAAGTAG